One genomic region from Thermoleptolyngbya sichuanensis A183 encodes:
- a CDS encoding aspartate-semialdehyde dehydrogenase, producing MSQSYRVAILGATGAVGTELLSLLEECRFPLADLKLLASPRSAGQTLMFQGESLTVEAVGDRAFDNIDIVLASAGGSTSKAWADRIVAAGAVMIDNSSAFRMHPTVPLVVPEVNPGAAAEHSGIIANPNCTTILMNVAVYPLHRVQPVQRIIAATYQSASGAGARAMEEVRLQSQAILDGKAPVPEVLPYPLAFNLFPHNSPMTETGYCEEEMKMVNETRKIFSEPSLRISATCVRVPVLRAHSEAINLEFAAPFSPDQAREILSQAPGVKLVEDWQANYFPMPMDATGRDEVLVGRIRQDISHPNGLELWICGDQIRKGAALNAVQIAELLIEKDWLRPAERAIATPQS from the coding sequence TTGTCGCAATCCTATCGAGTTGCCATTTTGGGGGCGACAGGAGCCGTCGGAACGGAACTGCTGAGCCTGCTAGAAGAGTGCCGCTTTCCGCTGGCTGATTTGAAGCTGCTGGCATCTCCCCGCTCGGCTGGGCAGACGCTCATGTTCCAGGGAGAATCTCTGACTGTAGAAGCGGTGGGCGATCGCGCGTTCGACAATATCGACATCGTGCTGGCCTCGGCAGGCGGCTCCACCTCCAAAGCTTGGGCAGATCGGATTGTGGCTGCTGGCGCAGTGATGATCGACAACTCCAGCGCCTTTCGGATGCACCCAACAGTCCCCCTGGTGGTGCCAGAAGTCAACCCTGGCGCAGCGGCCGAGCATTCTGGCATCATTGCAAATCCCAACTGCACGACCATTTTGATGAACGTGGCGGTTTACCCACTGCATCGCGTGCAGCCCGTCCAGCGCATCATAGCAGCGACTTACCAGTCTGCCAGTGGAGCCGGGGCACGAGCGATGGAAGAGGTGCGGCTCCAGAGCCAGGCCATTTTGGACGGCAAAGCGCCTGTGCCAGAAGTTTTGCCCTATCCGCTGGCGTTTAACCTGTTTCCTCACAACTCGCCCATGACTGAAACAGGGTATTGCGAGGAAGAAATGAAAATGGTGAACGAAACCCGCAAGATTTTTTCAGAGCCAAGTTTGCGGATTTCTGCGACCTGCGTTCGCGTCCCGGTCTTGCGGGCCCATTCCGAAGCCATCAACCTGGAGTTTGCCGCGCCCTTCAGCCCTGACCAAGCGAGAGAGATCTTGTCCCAGGCTCCTGGGGTCAAGCTTGTGGAAGACTGGCAGGCAAATTATTTTCCGATGCCGATGGATGCGACCGGACGGGATGAGGTGCTGGTCGGGCGGATTCGTCAGGATATTTCCCATCCTAATGGGCTAGAACTCTGGATCTGTGGCGACCAGATCCGCAAAGGAGCGGCGCTCAATGCGGTTCAAATTGCTGAGTTGCTGATTGAGAAAGACTGGCTGCGTCCGGCTGAGCGGGCGATCGCCACGCCACAGAGCTAG
- a CDS encoding M1 family metallopeptidase, which translates to MSQSSRRTIHQSVYQSVYATALDNNGYRSFELPGARPHYNPDRPGQVEHIALDLDLDLAHQRYSGTCAIRLNPVRNGIERLTLDAVKLDIHSVKAGKHKLHFDYDGEQLQVSLKDPTRSGKPITLEITYSNDHPQRGLYFIAPDQHYPQKPVQVWTQGEDEDSRFWFPCFDYPGQLATSEIRVRVPKHLLAISNGELLETIEDGNSKIYHWFQKEVHPTYLMTLAVGDFAELRDEWHGKPVTYYVEKGREDDARRSMGKTPQMIEFFSQTFGYAYPFPKYAQVCVDDFIFGGMENTSTTLLTDRCLIDERAALDNRSTEALVAHELAHQWFGDLVVIKHWSHAWIKEGMASYSEVLWTEHEYTADDAAYYRLNEARSYISEDSSRYRRPIVTHVYREAIELYDRHLYEKGSCVYHMIRRELGDEEFFDAVHTFVNDNAHKTVETVDLLRAIEKATGRNLQFLFDQYVYRGGHPDYKVSYSWDGDSKLAKVTLVQTQATDGDTDLRSDLFDLKIPIGFGYAKEEEGKGKDKAAKPLATLKTFTVRIHEREQSFYFPLDEKPQFVSFDVGNHVLKEVTLDYGVAELKAQLKHDPDPVSRIYAAIALAKKGNLEAVKALGHALAHDPFWGVRAEVAAELASIKLDQSLEALLEGLKDADARVRRSVVEALAQIKTQESYKAIKTVAEKGDPSYYVEAAALRSLGTVAASPLNGKSKEEKVIKLFREVLDTRAGWNETVRSGAIGGLSKLKESAAALELILDYTAIGTPQALRLAAIRALGPVSLGQEKPQVERILDRLRELSDESFFLTQVSVVMALGQMQTTRAATVLQSLADRTPDGRVRRIAEEAVQRVMKNAGQDQAVKKLQQELDQLKKDNQTLKSRLESLEAKAAKG; encoded by the coding sequence ATGTCTCAGTCCTCTCGCCGCACGATCCATCAGTCTGTCTACCAATCTGTCTACGCCACCGCTCTAGATAATAATGGCTACCGATCTTTCGAGTTGCCCGGTGCCCGCCCCCACTACAACCCCGATCGCCCCGGTCAGGTCGAGCATATTGCCCTAGATCTGGATCTAGACCTCGCCCACCAGCGCTACAGCGGCACCTGCGCCATTCGGCTCAACCCGGTGCGAAACGGCATTGAGCGGCTGACGCTGGATGCGGTCAAGCTAGACATTCATTCCGTCAAAGCAGGCAAGCACAAGCTGCACTTTGACTACGACGGCGAACAACTCCAGGTTTCTCTCAAAGACCCCACCCGCTCTGGCAAACCCATCACGCTAGAAATCACCTACAGCAACGACCACCCCCAGCGCGGACTCTACTTCATCGCACCCGACCAGCACTACCCCCAAAAGCCCGTGCAGGTGTGGACTCAGGGCGAAGACGAAGACTCGCGCTTCTGGTTTCCCTGTTTCGACTATCCAGGGCAACTCGCCACTAGCGAAATTCGCGTGCGTGTACCAAAACACCTGTTGGCAATTTCCAACGGCGAACTGCTGGAGACCATCGAAGATGGAAACAGCAAGATCTACCACTGGTTCCAAAAAGAGGTGCATCCCACCTACCTGATGACGCTGGCGGTGGGTGACTTTGCCGAATTGCGCGACGAGTGGCACGGCAAACCCGTCACCTATTACGTAGAAAAAGGACGGGAGGACGATGCCCGCCGCAGCATGGGCAAAACGCCCCAAATGATCGAGTTCTTTAGCCAGACCTTCGGCTATGCCTACCCCTTTCCCAAATACGCCCAAGTCTGTGTCGATGACTTCATCTTTGGCGGGATGGAAAATACATCCACCACGCTGCTGACCGATCGCTGCCTGATCGACGAACGCGCCGCCCTAGACAACCGCAGCACCGAGGCGCTTGTGGCGCACGAACTGGCCCACCAGTGGTTTGGAGATTTGGTGGTGATTAAGCACTGGAGCCACGCCTGGATCAAAGAGGGCATGGCCTCCTATTCCGAAGTGCTGTGGACGGAGCATGAATACACCGCCGACGATGCCGCCTACTATCGGCTGAATGAGGCCCGCAGCTATATTTCTGAAGACAGTAGCCGCTATCGCCGCCCGATTGTGACCCACGTTTATCGGGAGGCGATCGAGCTATACGATCGCCACCTGTACGAAAAAGGCTCCTGCGTGTATCACATGATCCGCCGGGAGTTGGGCGATGAAGAATTCTTCGACGCAGTTCACACCTTTGTCAACGACAATGCCCACAAGACAGTGGAAACGGTTGACCTGCTGCGGGCGATCGAAAAGGCGACCGGGCGGAATTTGCAGTTTTTGTTTGATCAGTATGTCTATCGTGGCGGACATCCCGACTACAAGGTGTCCTATAGCTGGGATGGCGACAGCAAGCTGGCGAAGGTGACGCTGGTGCAAACCCAGGCAACCGATGGCGATACCGATCTTAGAAGTGACTTGTTTGACCTGAAAATTCCCATTGGCTTTGGCTATGCCAAAGAGGAAGAGGGCAAAGGTAAGGACAAGGCGGCCAAGCCCTTGGCGACGCTCAAAACCTTCACTGTGCGGATTCATGAGCGAGAACAGTCCTTCTATTTTCCGCTCGATGAAAAGCCGCAGTTCGTCAGCTTTGATGTCGGCAACCACGTTTTGAAAGAGGTGACGCTGGACTATGGCGTGGCAGAGCTAAAGGCGCAGTTGAAGCATGATCCTGACCCGGTTTCTCGGATCTATGCGGCGATCGCCCTTGCCAAAAAAGGCAATCTGGAAGCCGTAAAAGCCCTGGGTCACGCTTTAGCGCACGATCCGTTTTGGGGCGTGCGGGCAGAGGTGGCCGCAGAACTGGCTTCAATCAAGCTGGATCAATCGCTAGAGGCACTGCTAGAAGGGCTAAAGGATGCCGATGCGCGAGTGCGACGGTCGGTCGTTGAAGCGCTAGCCCAGATAAAAACCCAGGAGAGCTATAAGGCAATTAAAACCGTAGCCGAAAAGGGCGACCCCAGCTACTACGTAGAGGCCGCAGCGCTGCGATCGCTCGGCACGGTGGCTGCCAGCCCGCTCAACGGCAAGTCCAAAGAAGAAAAGGTAATCAAGCTGTTTCGAGAGGTGCTGGACACCCGCGCCGGGTGGAACGAAACGGTTCGCAGTGGGGCAATCGGCGGCTTGAGCAAGCTGAAAGAATCGGCAGCAGCGCTGGAGCTAATTTTGGACTATACGGCGATTGGCACCCCCCAAGCCCTTCGATTGGCCGCAATTCGGGCGCTGGGGCCAGTGTCCCTTGGGCAAGAAAAACCCCAGGTCGAGCGCATTCTCGATCGGCTGCGGGAGTTGTCGGATGAGTCGTTCTTTTTGACCCAGGTGTCCGTGGTGATGGCCCTGGGACAGATGCAAACCACCCGCGCCGCCACAGTGCTGCAATCGCTTGCAGACCGCACCCCCGATGGTCGCGTCCGCCGTATTGCCGAAGAAGCAGTGCAGCGGGTGATGAAAAATGCGGGTCAGGATCAGGCTGTAAAGAAACTTCAACAAGAGCTGGATCAGCTCAAAAAGGACAATCAAACGCTCAAGAGCCGTCTGGAAAGTTTGGAGGCAAAGGCGGCGAAGGGATAG
- a CDS encoding ribonuclease J, whose protein sequence is MSQNDQNSALKIIPLGGLHEIGKNTCVFEYADEIVLLDAGLAFPTDGMHGVNIVLPDTTYLRENRQKIKGMIVTHGHEDHIGGIPFHLKQFDIPVMYGPRLAMALLEDKLEEAGVADRTELRTVRPREMVRIGKYFLVEYIRNTHSIADSFSVAIHTPLGVVIHTGDFKFDHTPVDGEYFDIQRLAEHGEKGVLCLISDSTNSEVPGHTPSERSVFPNLDRHFSQAKGRLIVTTFASSVHRVNMILELAKKHGRVVSVLGRSMLNVIAHARKLGYIKCEDDLFVPLNMANKMPDENVLILSTGSQGEPMAAMTRIANREHKQIQIRKGDTVIFSANPIPGNTIAVVNTIDKLMMQGANVIYGRDKGIHVSGHGAQEDQKLMLALTRPKFFLPVHGEHRMLVKHAETAQSMGIPAENMVIIDNGDVVELTQDSIRVAGKVPSGIELVDSSRSGVVHQRVLKERQQLAEDGVVTIAATIGWNGELVSVPAIHLRGVVTSVEKSRLERSVVQTLETVLSDRWKEVTHNFGDGEIDVDWTKLQATLEAELRRQLRREFQRSPLLVFLMQTPIKPVSVSNGTRRLEAEKVAS, encoded by the coding sequence ATGAGTCAAAACGACCAAAACTCCGCCCTCAAAATTATCCCTTTGGGAGGGCTGCATGAAATTGGTAAAAACACCTGCGTGTTTGAATATGCTGATGAAATCGTGTTGCTAGATGCAGGTCTGGCCTTTCCCACCGATGGAATGCACGGCGTAAATATCGTGCTGCCTGACACCACTTACCTGCGCGAAAATCGCCAGAAAATCAAGGGCATGATTGTCACGCATGGACACGAAGATCACATCGGCGGCATTCCCTTTCATCTCAAGCAGTTTGACATTCCGGTAATGTACGGGCCACGTCTGGCAATGGCGCTGCTAGAAGACAAACTGGAAGAAGCAGGGGTTGCCGATCGCACGGAACTACGCACCGTTCGCCCCCGTGAAATGGTGCGGATTGGTAAATATTTCCTGGTAGAGTATATCCGCAATACCCACTCCATTGCGGATAGTTTCAGCGTGGCAATTCACACCCCCTTGGGCGTTGTGATTCACACCGGAGACTTCAAATTTGACCATACGCCTGTGGATGGCGAATACTTCGATATTCAGCGTCTTGCAGAGCATGGCGAGAAGGGTGTCCTGTGCCTAATTAGCGACTCGACCAACTCAGAAGTACCCGGACACACTCCATCTGAGCGCTCCGTTTTCCCCAATCTCGATCGCCACTTTAGTCAGGCAAAGGGACGGCTGATTGTCACCACCTTTGCCTCGTCGGTGCATCGGGTCAACATGATTTTGGAACTGGCGAAAAAGCATGGGCGCGTCGTGTCGGTGTTGGGACGCTCGATGCTCAACGTCATTGCCCACGCCCGAAAACTGGGCTACATCAAGTGCGAGGACGATTTGTTCGTGCCGCTCAATATGGCCAACAAAATGCCCGACGAGAACGTGCTGATTTTGAGTACGGGGTCTCAAGGTGAGCCTATGGCTGCAATGACCCGGATTGCAAATCGGGAACACAAGCAGATCCAGATCCGCAAAGGGGATACGGTGATCTTTTCGGCAAATCCGATTCCTGGCAACACCATCGCTGTCGTCAACACGATCGACAAGCTGATGATGCAGGGGGCCAACGTGATTTATGGCCGTGACAAGGGCATCCACGTTTCGGGACACGGCGCACAGGAAGACCAGAAGCTCATGCTGGCGCTGACGCGACCGAAATTCTTCCTGCCCGTTCATGGCGAACATCGAATGCTCGTCAAGCACGCGGAAACCGCTCAGAGCATGGGCATTCCCGCCGAGAATATGGTGATTATTGACAATGGGGACGTGGTGGAACTGACCCAGGACAGCATTCGAGTAGCGGGTAAAGTGCCGTCGGGAATCGAACTGGTGGATTCTTCACGCTCTGGCGTGGTACATCAGCGCGTGCTGAAAGAGCGGCAACAGCTTGCCGAAGATGGCGTGGTGACGATCGCTGCGACGATTGGCTGGAATGGTGAGTTGGTGTCTGTCCCTGCAATCCATCTGCGGGGGGTCGTGACCTCCGTGGAGAAATCTCGGCTGGAGCGCTCTGTGGTGCAAACCTTAGAAACCGTGCTGAGCGATCGCTGGAAAGAGGTGACTCACAATTTTGGCGACGGAGAAATTGACGTGGATTGGACGAAGCTACAGGCGACCCTGGAAGCCGAACTGCGCCGACAGTTGCGCCGCGAGTTTCAACGGAGTCCGCTACTGGTGTTTTTAATGCAAACGCCAATTAAGCCCGTTTCAGTGTCCAACGGCACCCGTCGGCTAGAGGCAGAAAAGGTGGCTTCTTAG
- the dapA gene encoding 4-hydroxy-tetrahydrodipicolinate synthase, which translates to MTMFGRVITAMVTPFTSDDEVDYAAAEALTDYLVTHGSDGLVVCGTTGESPTLSWDEEYQLFQVVQKAAAGRAKILAGTGSNSTKEAIAATQKAEKLGLDGSLQVVPYYNKPPQEGLYQHFRAIAEACPDLAIMLYNIPGRTGQNLTAETIVRLSELPNVVAVKEASGNLDQVSQIRRSTPMSFGIYAGDDSLTLPTLSIGGQGVVSVASHLVGLSLQEMIQSYEQGQVQRAVQIHLELFPLFKALFVTTNPIPIKAALRLQGWKVGDARLPLADDLAATESLLSRVMADLHLVPGE; encoded by the coding sequence ATGACCATGTTTGGACGAGTCATTACGGCAATGGTGACCCCCTTTACCTCGGATGATGAGGTAGACTATGCCGCTGCCGAAGCTCTGACTGATTACCTCGTTACCCACGGCAGCGATGGGTTAGTGGTATGCGGTACCACGGGCGAATCGCCGACATTAAGCTGGGATGAAGAGTATCAACTGTTTCAAGTTGTGCAGAAAGCGGCGGCTGGACGCGCTAAGATATTAGCGGGAACTGGATCGAACTCTACTAAAGAGGCGATCGCCGCGACTCAGAAAGCTGAAAAGCTCGGCTTAGATGGATCGCTTCAGGTCGTCCCGTATTATAACAAGCCGCCCCAGGAAGGGTTATACCAACACTTTCGGGCGATCGCCGAGGCCTGTCCTGACCTGGCGATTATGCTGTACAACATTCCGGGACGGACGGGGCAGAATCTCACCGCTGAAACCATTGTTCGGCTTTCCGAACTGCCTAACGTGGTCGCAGTCAAGGAAGCAAGTGGTAACCTTGACCAAGTAAGCCAGATTCGACGTTCTACACCGATGTCCTTCGGTATTTACGCTGGCGATGACTCTCTGACATTGCCTACGCTGTCGATAGGGGGGCAAGGCGTGGTGAGTGTCGCCAGCCATTTGGTGGGTCTGAGTCTTCAAGAGATGATTCAATCCTATGAGCAGGGTCAGGTTCAGCGTGCGGTTCAGATTCATCTCGAACTCTTTCCTCTGTTTAAGGCGCTGTTTGTGACTACGAACCCAATTCCGATCAAAGCCGCACTCAGGCTCCAGGGTTGGAAAGTTGGTGATGCTCGGTTACCATTGGCAGATGATCTTGCAGCAACGGAATCTTTGTTAAGCCGGGTGATGGCAGATTTGCATCTAGTTCCGGGAGAATAG
- a CDS encoding FAD-binding oxidoreductase has protein sequence MSKFVSSLQSLVGAEQLSVWERVAPALKAQLSQAIAPGGIPECIVEPDSPAQLAAVVKELHAQKGRSLPFGTGTKLHWGGVSDSIQVGISTARMNQLIDHAAGDLTVTAQAGMRLADLQAHLARQNQFLPLNPSYGDAATLGGIIATADSGSLRHRYGGVRDLLIGVTLVRADGEIARAGGRVVKNVAGYDLMKLFTGSWGTLGILTEVTFRVYPLPEASKTLVLAGEREAIARVTQALLSSALAPVAVELVAPAAMQHLGHAGLGLVVQFQGLAVSLDAQAAQFRQFAQSAALVESTYTDAAEASLWQTLQALWETTPSLTCKIGVLPNQAAATLEKIADQFPSLSYGTIHAGSGLGLLRFADPPSTSHLLDLRRLCEAQGGFLSLLAAPVDLKQQIDGWGYPGNALGLMRGIKQQFDPDRLLSPGRFVGGI, from the coding sequence ATGAGCAAATTTGTCTCCAGTCTCCAATCTCTGGTCGGCGCTGAGCAACTCTCGGTTTGGGAAAGGGTCGCGCCAGCACTGAAGGCGCAACTGTCTCAGGCGATCGCCCCTGGTGGCATACCCGAATGCATTGTGGAGCCAGATTCGCCCGCCCAACTTGCCGCTGTGGTGAAAGAATTGCACGCGCAAAAAGGGCGATCGCTCCCCTTTGGCACAGGCACCAAGCTGCACTGGGGCGGCGTATCAGACAGCATACAGGTCGGCATCAGCACGGCCCGGATGAACCAGCTCATCGACCATGCAGCCGGGGATCTCACGGTCACCGCGCAGGCCGGAATGCGGCTGGCCGACTTGCAAGCACACCTGGCTCGACAAAACCAGTTTTTGCCGCTCAACCCGTCCTACGGCGACGCAGCCACCCTCGGCGGCATCATTGCCACTGCCGATAGCGGCTCCCTGCGCCATCGCTACGGCGGCGTGCGAGATTTGCTAATCGGCGTGACCTTGGTGCGGGCGGATGGCGAAATCGCCAGGGCCGGCGGGCGCGTGGTGAAAAACGTGGCAGGCTATGACCTGATGAAGCTATTCACCGGGTCCTGGGGCACGCTGGGCATCCTTACAGAAGTCACCTTTCGCGTCTATCCCTTGCCCGAAGCCTCGAAAACGCTGGTGCTGGCAGGAGAACGAGAGGCGATCGCCCGCGTCACCCAGGCACTCCTCTCCTCAGCGCTTGCCCCAGTTGCAGTGGAACTGGTTGCCCCAGCCGCCATGCAGCACCTCGGTCATGCAGGGCTGGGGCTAGTGGTGCAGTTTCAGGGTCTTGCCGTTTCGCTAGATGCCCAGGCAGCCCAGTTCCGCCAGTTTGCCCAGTCCGCCGCTCTCGTCGAGTCCACCTACACCGACGCTGCTGAAGCATCCTTGTGGCAAACATTGCAAGCCCTGTGGGAGACTACTCCTTCCCTCACCTGCAAAATCGGAGTCTTGCCCAATCAGGCCGCCGCAACCCTGGAAAAAATTGCCGACCAGTTCCCCTCGCTGTCCTACGGCACGATTCACGCAGGCAGCGGTTTGGGGCTGCTCCGGTTCGCTGACCCGCCCAGCACGAGCCACCTGCTCGATCTGCGCCGTCTCTGCGAAGCCCAGGGTGGCTTCCTCTCCCTCCTGGCCGCCCCCGTTGACCTGAAACAGCAGATTGACGGGTGGGGCTATCCCGGCAACGCCCTTGGGCTGATGCGCGGCATTAAGCAGCAGTTTGATCCAGACAGGCTGCTGAGTCCGGGGCGGTTTGTCGGCGGTATTTGA
- a CDS encoding CHASE2 domain-containing protein gives MSSLQQSSHRLWRERRIWLTAIAVTCGVLGLRWLGGLQFLELAALDRAFRLRPADPMDERIVIVGINDIDIQNLRDWPISDRVMADLLQKIKSYQPRAIGLDIYREFSVGEGGDELKAVFRTTPNLIGIEKIPDSTSPGVEPPKLLKQAGQVGFNNVVTDSDNRVRRVILYWGVNGELRRSFALKLALLYLQDWGISTQPAPDNPAEVKLGQSVLRRLGRNDGGYVRADDGGYQILANTRSSGYRTVSLTEVLNGEVDPALMRDRIVLIGSTAESLNDFFFNSYSREMNGTVQRIPGVALHANFISQLLDAALYGRSPLQVWISPVEWIWILGWSLVGAVVSWRFRHPAKLAISLLGSSSLLLGSCYLAFLQGWWIPLVPPLLALVGSSGVITSYIAYLKEELKKSKEFLSSVIHMIPDPVFVKDRQGRWIVLNEAFCRFVGYPLETLLDKTDHDIFPPHQANFLRQHDESVFETGLDSESEEEFTSADGAHYLTATKRSLHKDAAGNTFLVGVIRDITQRKQMEEELRRTAAELVRSNAELKQAQYHLQHLAYHDSLTGLPNRQLLCDRLLQSLLWAQEHDQLVAVLFLDLDGFKHINDTYGHAMGNLLLKAVAQRLSRCLRNSDTVARFGGDEFVVLLPAIPHVQDVTRVAEKILDTLSQSFALEGESIPVTTSIGISLYPTHGDDPETLLKQADLAMYQAKQAGKRQYALPVEVEKRAS, from the coding sequence TTGTCTAGTCTCCAGCAGAGCAGCCATCGGCTGTGGCGAGAGCGGCGTATCTGGCTGACGGCGATCGCCGTGACATGCGGCGTATTGGGGCTGCGCTGGCTGGGTGGGCTGCAATTTTTGGAACTGGCAGCGCTGGATCGCGCCTTTCGCCTGCGTCCAGCAGATCCTATGGATGAGCGCATCGTCATCGTCGGTATTAATGACATTGACATTCAAAACCTGCGCGACTGGCCCATTTCCGATCGGGTGATGGCGGATTTGCTCCAAAAAATTAAATCCTACCAGCCCCGCGCCATTGGGCTGGACATCTACCGCGAATTTTCGGTGGGCGAGGGCGGCGACGAACTTAAGGCGGTATTTCGCACCACGCCAAATCTCATTGGCATTGAGAAAATCCCCGACTCGACGAGTCCGGGTGTAGAGCCGCCCAAACTGCTGAAGCAAGCGGGTCAAGTCGGCTTTAACAATGTCGTGACCGATAGCGACAACCGGGTGCGGCGGGTAATTTTGTATTGGGGTGTAAACGGCGAACTGCGCCGCAGTTTTGCTCTGAAGCTGGCGCTTTTGTACCTGCAAGACTGGGGCATCAGCACCCAACCCGCGCCTGACAATCCTGCCGAGGTGAAGTTGGGGCAGTCGGTGTTGCGGCGACTGGGTCGCAACGATGGCGGCTATGTGCGGGCAGACGATGGCGGTTATCAAATTCTGGCGAACACGCGCAGTTCTGGCTACCGCACAGTGTCGCTGACTGAAGTGCTAAACGGCGAGGTCGATCCGGCGCTGATGCGCGATCGCATCGTTTTGATTGGCTCCACTGCCGAAAGCCTGAATGATTTCTTTTTCAACTCCTACAGCCGGGAAATGAACGGCACCGTGCAGCGCATTCCTGGAGTAGCGCTCCACGCCAACTTCATCAGCCAACTGCTGGATGCGGCGCTGTATGGGCGATCGCCCTTGCAGGTCTGGATCTCTCCGGTGGAATGGATCTGGATTTTGGGCTGGTCGCTGGTGGGTGCGGTTGTAAGCTGGCGATTTCGCCACCCGGCAAAGCTGGCCATTTCCTTACTGGGAAGCAGCAGCCTTCTGTTAGGGAGTTGCTACCTGGCATTTCTTCAGGGGTGGTGGATTCCGCTAGTGCCGCCGCTGCTGGCGCTGGTTGGGTCTAGCGGCGTGATTACGAGCTACATTGCCTACCTCAAAGAGGAACTCAAAAAATCCAAAGAGTTTCTCAGCTCGGTCATTCATATGATTCCCGATCCGGTGTTTGTCAAAGATCGGCAGGGACGGTGGATTGTGCTAAACGAAGCCTTCTGCCGCTTTGTGGGCTATCCGCTCGAAACACTGCTCGACAAAACCGACCACGACATTTTCCCGCCCCATCAGGCCAATTTCCTGCGGCAGCATGATGAGAGCGTGTTTGAAACAGGGTTGGACAGCGAGAGCGAGGAAGAATTTACCAGCGCCGATGGAGCGCATTATCTGACGGCAACCAAGCGATCGCTCCACAAAGACGCTGCGGGCAACACCTTCCTGGTGGGCGTGATTCGCGACATCACCCAGCGCAAGCAGATGGAAGAAGAACTGCGCCGCACCGCTGCGGAATTGGTGCGCTCCAACGCTGAGCTAAAACAGGCGCAATACCACCTGCAACACCTGGCCTACCACGACAGCCTGACGGGATTGCCTAATCGCCAGCTATTGTGCGATCGCCTCTTGCAATCGCTCCTCTGGGCGCAAGAACACGACCAGCTTGTTGCGGTGCTGTTCCTGGATCTGGACGGCTTTAAGCACATCAACGACACCTACGGCCACGCAATGGGCAATCTGCTGCTCAAAGCCGTAGCCCAGCGCCTCTCCCGCTGCCTGCGGAATAGCGACACCGTAGCCCGCTTTGGCGGCGACGAATTTGTGGTGCTGCTGCCGGCCATTCCCCATGTGCAAGACGTGACCCGCGTTGCCGAAAAGATTCTCGATACGCTATCCCAAAGCTTTGCGCTAGAAGGTGAGTCGATTCCTGTCACCACGAGCATCGGCATCAGCCTCTATCCCACCCACGGCGACGACCCCGAAACCCTGCTCAAGCAAGCAGACCTGGCCATGTATCAGGCTAAGCAGGCTGGCAAGCGGCAGTATGCGCTGCCTGTAGAGGTGGAGAAGAGAGCGTCCTAA